The Blattabacterium cuenoti genome includes the window GTATTCTAATTTTATTTGGAATGAAATATTAGATATAGGACATAGATTTAATATTCATCCATGTGGATTATCATCTAGAGATTCACTAAGATTAGAAATGGGATATAGATTATATGGAAACGAATTATCAGAAAAGATTACACCCATAGAAGCAGGATTATCTTGGATAACAAAATTTAATAAACAATTTATATCTAGAGATTTATTAAAAAAACAACAAACTGAAGGTCAACATAAAAGATTGATAGCTTTTCTTATTAATAATGAGAAAAAAGGTTTCATTCCAAGAAATGGACATATTTTAAAAAATAATAATAATATTACAATTGGAACAGTAACTTCTGGATGTTATTCTCCAATGTTAAAAAAAGGAATAGGATTAGGATTTATAGAAAATATTAATTTTATCACATCTAATTCAATAAATTATTTTATTTATATAAATAACCGTAATATTCCTATTAAAATAGTTAAATTACCTTTTATAAAGGTTTAGTATTTTTGATTAAAAAAACACATAATTTCATAAGATTATATATACATCATCTAAAAAAAAATTTATTATTAGCTATACCTATATTTTTTACTCAATTAGGCATAATTATTATTGGTATATCTGATAATATAATAATTGGCTTTTTTGGTAAAAAAGCATTAGCTTCAATTTCTTTAGCTAATTCAATATTTTTTATTTTTATTATTTTTGGATTTGGAATATCTTCTGGAGTGTCTTCATTAATAGCATCGTCAGATGCTAAAAATGATTATGAAGATGGTGCTAAAATTTTTTATCATGGATTAATCATAAATTTTATATTATCTATTATAATGTATGTATTCATACATTTTTTTATATTATTAATTCTACCCTATTTAGGTCAACCTAAAGAAATTTTAGAACCAACTATATCTTTTTTAAAGATTATAGCTTTATCCTTTATTCCTTGGATGATTTTTGAAATGTTTCGTAAATTTTCAGAAGGATTATCTATTTCTAGTCCTATTTTAATTAGTACTTGTATATCCACTTTTATAAATATAATTTTAAATTTTTCATTTATCAATGGATATTATTTTATTCCTAAATTAGGATTTTTAGGCGTGGGATATTCTACTGTAATATCTCGTGTTATTATGTCAATAAATATTTTTCTTATATTAACACAACATAAAAAAACAAAAAATTATTTTCATACTTATAAATATTTTGATGTAGAAAAGAAATATTTAAAAAAAATATTCAAAATTGGAATTCCTTCTGGGATTTATATGTTATTGGAAATGAGCGCCTTTTCAATTTCTTCTTTTATTTCTGGAAAATGTGGAATAAAAGAATTAGCTGCACATCAAATAGTCATTAGTCTAGTATCTTCTACTTTTATTTTAAATACTTGTTTTTCTATTCCTGGAACAGTAAGAGTAGGGAATCAATTAGCATTAAAAAATTATTATGATTTAAGAATAATAGGATGGTCTGTAATATTTATGGGGACCATATTTCTTTCTATTTGCAGTATCTTATTTATTTTATTAAGAGATGATATAGCATTATGGTATATTAAAAATGATAAAGAAGTAGCATTGATTGTACACAATATAATGATTATTGCCAGTATTGTGCAATTATTTGATGGAATACAAAGCATTTTTATGGGTATATTACGAGGATTACAAGACGTATATATTCCATTATATATTAGTTTATTTGCTTATTGGATATTAGCTTTACCAATAGGATATATTTTATCTATTAAATTAAAAATTGGTGTTATAGGTGTTTGGATAGGATTAGGTATAGGTGTCATCGTATCCTCAATTTTATTAATGATTAGATTTATAAATCTTACAAAAAAACTTTTAAATACTATTAATAATCATTAAATATCTATATTTGGTGTTGAATATTATAATAAAATAATTATGGATTATATGACTAATATTTCTATTCGTTCTTTATTATGAAAACATTTGATAATTTTTTGTTAAACAAAAATATTTTACGAGCTTTAGCCGATTTAGGATTTATTCATCCTACTAAAATTCAGCAAGAAGTAATTCCATATATATTAAAATATGACAAAGATTTGATTGCATTATCACAAACTGGTACTGGAAAAACTGCAGCTTTTGGAATTCCAATTATACAAAAAATCAAATTAAATATTTATCATCCACAAACTTTAATTTTATGTCCAACTAGAGAATTATGTCTTCAAATAACTAGTGATTTACGTAGTTTAGCAAAATATATCGCTATACAAATTATTCCTTTATATGGAGGAATCAATATTCATAAACAAATTATTTATCTTAAAAAAGATGTACATATTATTGTTGGAACTCCAGGAAGAATTAATGATTTAATTAGAAGACGTAAATTATCTTTATACAATATAAAATATCTTATTTTAGATGAAGCAGATGAAATGTTAAATATGGGGTTTAAAGAAGAATTAGATACTATTATTCAAAAATTACCGAAAAAAAGACAAAGTTTACTATTTTCTGCTACAATGTCTACCCATATTAATCTTATTGCAAAAAATTATCTTATAAATCCTATTGAAATTATTATAGGGGAAAAAAACATTGGATCTAATGATGTAAAACATATTTATTACGTAGTAAATAAAACAAATAATAAATATTATACTTTAAAAAAAATAATGGATGTTAATCCAAATATATATGGAATTATTTTTTGTCAAACTAGGAAAAAAACTAAAGAAATTGCTAATTCTTTAATTAAAGATGGATATAATGCTGATGCATTATACGGTGATTTAACTCAATTTCAAAGAGAATCAGTAATGACTAGATTTCGAAATAAAACTTTACAATTACTTGTAGCAACTGATGTTGCATCTCGTGGATTAGATGTTCAAGATATAACTCATGTAATAAACTATAATATTCCAAATGAAAGTAAACTTTATGTTCATAGAAGTGGAAGAACTGGACGAGCTGGAAATTCTGGTATTTCAATATGCATTCTTCATACTAATAAAGAAACTCGTTATTTAAAAGAATTTGAAAAAAAAATTGGAACAAGTTTTCAAAGAATTACAATTCCTACTGATAAAGAAATATGCGAAAAACAATTACTAAATTTTATAGATAAAGTAAAAAATGTATCTATTGATAATAAATTATTAAAAATTTTTTTACCAAAAATAGAAAATAAATTAGTATCATTCAATAAAGAAGAATTAATAAAACGTTTTTTTTGGTTAGAATTTAGTCGATTATTTTATATTTATAAAAATTCTAAAGATTATAAGACAGCAATATTATATAAATCATCATCTGCAGTAAAAATTAAAAAAAAGTGTACACATTATTTAGATAAACAAAAAAAGTAAACAACTAATCTAGTTGTTATGTTATTTAATTATAAATTTTTATTTCATGTCTGGAAATACATTTGGTAAATTATTTAAAATCACGACTTTTGGAGAAAGTCATGGAAAAGCATTAGGTGGAATTATTGATGGATGTCCATCAGGATTAAAACTGAATATAAATTCTATTCAAGAACAACTTAATAGAAGAAAACCTGGTCAGTCATCTATTGTTACTTCTAGACAAGAATCAGATCAAGTAATTTTTTTATCTGGTATTTTTAACGACATAACTACTGGTACTCCAATTGGATTTATTATTTATAATAACAATCAAAAATCTAAAGATTATGAACATATTAAAAATTTATATCGTCCTTCACATTCTGATTTAACTTATGCAAAAAAATATGGAATAAGAGATTATAGAGGAGGTGGCAGATCATCCGCTAGAGAAACTATATGTAGAGTTGTGGCAGGTTCAGTTGCAAAACAATTAATAAACAAAATAAAAATTATATCTTACGTTTCTTCTGTTGGACAAATATCTGTAGATAAATCTTATAGTGATCTTAATTTTGAAAATATAGAAAAAACACCTATTAGATGTCCTGATATAGATATTGCACATAAAATGATATCAAAAATTAAAGAAATCAAAAAAAATGGAGATTCTATAGGAGGAACTATTACTTGTATTATTAAAAATGTTCCAATAGGGTTAGGAGAACCAGTTTTTGATAAATTACATGCAGAATTAGCAAAAGCTATGTTATCAATTAATGCAGTCAAAGGATTTGAATATGGAAGTGGATTTTTTGGATCTACATTAACAGGATCAAAACATAATGATTTATTTAATAAAGATGCAAGTACTAAAACTAATTTTTCTGGTGGAATACAAGGAGGAATATCAAATGGTATGGATATATATTTTAAAATAGCTTTGAAACCAGTTGCTACCATTATGAAAACACAAAAAACTATTGATATAAATGGAAATATAGTAGTTATGCAAGGTAAAGGTAGACATGATCCTTGTGTTTTACCTAGAGCTATTCCAATTGTAGAAGCTATGACAGCATTAGTTTTAGCAGATTATTGGATGTTTTATAAATTATCTAAATTTTCTTCAATTAAAATGTGAAATATAATATTTTAGTTGTTATCCTAGGTCCAACTAGTGTTGGAAAAACACAAGTATCTCTTTTCTTAGCAAAAAAATTCAACACTCAAATTTTATCTTGTGATTCTAGACAATTTTATAAAGAATTAAAAATAGGCACATGTGTTCCTAATAAACAAATTTTAAATTCTATTCAACATCATTTTATTGGACATTTATCTATACATGATGATTATAATGCTAAATTATTTGAACAAGATGCAATAAATAAATTACATAACTTATTTCTTACATATTCCATTTTAATTATGGTTGGTGGATCTAGTTTATACGAAAAAGCTGTCACTGTTGGTTTGTCTCAAATTCCAAAAATTAATAAACATATCAGAAATGAATTAAGATTTAATTTTAAAAAACATGGTATTTTATTTTTACAAAAAGAAATTAAAAAATATATACATAAAATTCCTCAAACATTAGATATTCAAAATCCATTTCGTTTAATGAGATATTTAGAAATTATCAAATCGACTCAACATTCACCATCATTTTTTTTTAGTCAAAAAAAACAAAAAAGAAATTTTATTACCATCAAAATAGGTTTAATATTACCAAAAGAACAAATATATTCTAACATTAATAATAGAGTAGATGATATGATGAAAATGGGATTATTAAATGAAGCAAAAAATTATTACGAATATAGACATTTAAACAGCTTAAATACTATTGGATATAAAGAAATATTTAAGTTTTTCTCAAAAGAAACAGTAAATATATATCATACTATTGATGAAATTAAAACGCATACAAGACAATATGCAAAAAAACAACTAACATGGTATAAAAAAGATCCTGATATAACTTGGTTTAGTCCAAAAGATAAAAAAAAAATATTATTTTTTATTATAAATAAAATGGGTAATACTGGATTCGAACCAGTGACCTCCTGCTTGTAAAACAGATGCTCTAAACCAAACTGAGCTAATTACCCAATCACAATAATACATAAAAAAAATCACAAAATTATTTTGACATGAAAAAATTTAATAAAATTTCTGAAACTGTAAAAGTACTGCCACTAATTAAAATTAAATCTTCTTTATTAGATTTATATTTAGCATTTATAAATGCATCTTTCACAGAATAAAAAAATTGTACATATTGATTATTTTTTATTTTAACTAAATCTTGTAAATTTTGAATAGATAATTTTCTATCTATATTTGGTTGACAAAAATAATAAAATGCATCAGAAGGAAAATATTGTAATATTTTTTTAACATTTTTATCTTTGACAAATCCTAACACTAAATGTAATTTATTATAAAATTCTTTTTTTAATTGTTGATTAATTATTTTTATCCCTTCTTCATTATGTGCTATATCACAAATAATTTTAGGATTTAACTGTAAAATTTGCCAACGACCTTGAAAATTAGTATTTTTATTAATTTTGATAAAACCATTTTTTATAGATTGATTAGAAATAATAATATTTTTTTTATTTATTAATAATTCCACAATTTTTAATACAAGTTGTTTGTTATAATTTTGATAAATTGATTCACATGGAATTGAATACATTGAAATATCTTTTTGTTTTTTTACAAAATAAATTGGAGCATTTTTCTTCAATGCTTCTTGTAAAAAAATATGTTTAATA containing:
- a CDS encoding MATE family efflux transporter, producing the protein MIKKTHNFIRLYIHHLKKNLLLAIPIFFTQLGIIIIGISDNIIIGFFGKKALASISLANSIFFIFIIFGFGISSGVSSLIASSDAKNDYEDGAKIFYHGLIINFILSIIMYVFIHFFILLILPYLGQPKEILEPTISFLKIIALSFIPWMIFEMFRKFSEGLSISSPILISTCISTFINIILNFSFINGYYFIPKLGFLGVGYSTVISRVIMSINIFLILTQHKKTKNYFHTYKYFDVEKKYLKKIFKIGIPSGIYMLLEMSAFSISSFISGKCGIKELAAHQIVISLVSSTFILNTCFSIPGTVRVGNQLALKNYYDLRIIGWSVIFMGTIFLSICSILFILLRDDIALWYIKNDKEVALIVHNIMIIASIVQLFDGIQSIFMGILRGLQDVYIPLYISLFAYWILALPIGYILSIKLKIGVIGVWIGLGIGVIVSSILLMIRFINLTKKLLNTINNH
- a CDS encoding DEAD/DEAH box helicase → MKTFDNFLLNKNILRALADLGFIHPTKIQQEVIPYILKYDKDLIALSQTGTGKTAAFGIPIIQKIKLNIYHPQTLILCPTRELCLQITSDLRSLAKYIAIQIIPLYGGINIHKQIIYLKKDVHIIVGTPGRINDLIRRRKLSLYNIKYLILDEADEMLNMGFKEELDTIIQKLPKKRQSLLFSATMSTHINLIAKNYLINPIEIIIGEKNIGSNDVKHIYYVVNKTNNKYYTLKKIMDVNPNIYGIIFCQTRKKTKEIANSLIKDGYNADALYGDLTQFQRESVMTRFRNKTLQLLVATDVASRGLDVQDITHVINYNIPNESKLYVHRSGRTGRAGNSGISICILHTNKETRYLKEFEKKIGTSFQRITIPTDKEICEKQLLNFIDKVKNVSIDNKLLKIFLPKIENKLVSFNKEELIKRFFWLEFSRLFYIYKNSKDYKTAILYKSSSAVKIKKKCTHYLDKQKK
- the aroC gene encoding chorismate synthase, with the translated sequence MSGNTFGKLFKITTFGESHGKALGGIIDGCPSGLKLNINSIQEQLNRRKPGQSSIVTSRQESDQVIFLSGIFNDITTGTPIGFIIYNNNQKSKDYEHIKNLYRPSHSDLTYAKKYGIRDYRGGGRSSARETICRVVAGSVAKQLINKIKIISYVSSVGQISVDKSYSDLNFENIEKTPIRCPDIDIAHKMISKIKEIKKNGDSIGGTITCIIKNVPIGLGEPVFDKLHAELAKAMLSINAVKGFEYGSGFFGSTLTGSKHNDLFNKDASTKTNFSGGIQGGISNGMDIYFKIALKPVATIMKTQKTIDINGNIVVMQGKGRHDPCVLPRAIPIVEAMTALVLADYWMFYKLSKFSSIKM
- the miaA gene encoding tRNA (adenosine(37)-N6)-dimethylallyltransferase MiaA, with translation MKYNILVVILGPTSVGKTQVSLFLAKKFNTQILSCDSRQFYKELKIGTCVPNKQILNSIQHHFIGHLSIHDDYNAKLFEQDAINKLHNLFLTYSILIMVGGSSLYEKAVTVGLSQIPKINKHIRNELRFNFKKHGILFLQKEIKKYIHKIPQTLDIQNPFRLMRYLEIIKSTQHSPSFFFSQKKQKRNFITIKIGLILPKEQIYSNINNRVDDMMKMGLLNEAKNYYEYRHLNSLNTIGYKEIFKFFSKETVNIYHTIDEIKTHTRQYAKKQLTWYKKDPDITWFSPKDKKKILFFIINKMGNTGFEPVTSCL
- a CDS encoding bifunctional folylpolyglutamate synthase/dihydrofolate synthase produces the protein MNYTETIKWILDRFYSFQKKEKNYYQTGLERINYFCSYLGHPQNAFKSIHIAGTNGKGSTAHMLYSILQEEKYNIGLFTSPHLINFRERIFCNGKLIDKNFIIEFINQNKKIIEQKNISFFELNTCLAFEYFKNQKVFMAIIETGLGGRLDSTNIIIPEISVITNVSKDHTKILGNSLSQIALEKAGIIKNNISVIIGFCKNYIKHIFLQEALKKNAPIYFVKKQKDISMYSIPCESIYQNYNKQLVLKIVELLINKKNIIISNQSIKNGFIKINKNTNFQGRWQILQLNPKIICDIAHNEEGIKIINQQLKKEFYNKLHLVLGFVKDKNVKKILQYFPSDAFYYFCQPNIDRKLSIQNLQDLVKIKNNQYVQFFYSVKDAFINAKYKSNKEDLILISGSTFTVSEILLNFFMSK